The following are from one region of the Nicotiana tabacum cultivar K326 chromosome 3, ASM71507v2, whole genome shotgun sequence genome:
- the LOC107795375 gene encoding uncharacterized protein LOC107795375 yields MEDSYKPIIQSQRRLNPAMQEVVKKEIVKLLAAGIIYPISDSPWVSPVQIVPKKGGYNQIPIAPEDQDKTTFTYPHGTYAYRRMPFGHKITANEIEVDKAKINLIAGLPPPTTVKGIRNFLSHTGDCIIAFDTLKEKLSTATVVVSPDWSQPFEVMCDATDTTVGVVLGQRKDKIFRPIYYARTKVTIFTDHAALKYLLAKKDARPRLLRWILLLQEFDLEIKDKKGTENQVADHLSRLEDPPLEFNEIKEEFPDEHIFSVDSVVTQPPWFADIANYLVGRWTPQDLSYQQRKKFISDAKYYFWNEPYLFKIYADNIIRRCVPEEEMTKILYHCHDGAIGGHYAANRVRKQVNELEELRLEAYENARIFKEKTKIWHDNLIRQKSFKIGDQVLLYNSRLRLFPGKLKSRWTSPCNITDVTPYGAIEIQQINGGDKFKVNGHRLKLYFGGHFEQQPSITLIV; encoded by the exons ATGGAAGATAGCTACAAGCCAATAATCCAATCCCAAAGGAGATTGAATCCTGCAATGCAGGAAGTGGTGAAAAAGGAAATTGTCAAGCTTCTAGCGGCAGGTATTATTTACCCAATTTCAGATAGCCCTTGGGTAAGCCCAGTTCAGATAGTACCaaagaaaggag GGTATAACCAAATACCAATTGCACCCGAAGATCAGGATAAGACAACTTTCACATATCCTCATGGAACATATGCATACaggagaatgccatttg gacataaaatcacTGCTAATGAGATAGAAGTTGATAAGGCTAAAATTAATCTTATAGCAGGATTACCCCCTCCCACAACTGTTAAAGGCATTAGAAACTTTCTAAGTCATACAG GTGATTGTATAATAGCTTTTGACACCCTTAAGGAGAAATTATCAACTGCAACTGTAGTTGTGTCTCCTGATTGGAGTCAACCTTTTGAGGTTATGTGTGATGCTACTGATACGACAGTTGGAGTTGTTTTAGGCCAAAGAAAGGATAAGATTTTTCGTCCTATTTACTATGCCA GAACAAAGGTGACTATTTTTACTGACCATGCAGCTTTAAAATACCTCTTAGCCAAAAAAGATGCTCGACCTAGATTGTTAAGATGGATTTTACTTCTGCAAGAATTTGACCTtgagataaaagataaaaaaggaacagagaatcagGTAGCTGACCATTTGTCTAGACTAGAAGACCCTCCCCTTGAGTTCAACGAGATAAAAGAAGAATTTCCTGATGAACACATTTTTTCAGTTGACTCTGTTGTGACTCAACCACCCTGGTTCGCAGATATTGCTAACTACTTGGTTGGAAGATGGACACCCCAAGATCTCTCTTACCAGCAAAGAAAAAAGTTTATTTCTGATGCTAAGTATTATTTTTGGAATGAACCTTACTTGTTCAAAATTTATGCAGATAATATCATCAGGAGGTGTGTACCTGAAGAAGAGATGACCAAAATTTTGTATCACTGTCATGATGGAGCAATTGGAGGTCATTATGCTGCAAACC GTGTCAGAAAACAG GTTAATGAATTGGAAGAACTGAGGTTGGAAGCTTATGAAAATGCCAGAATAttcaaagaaaaaacaaaaatatggcaTGACAATTTGATCCGACAAAAAAGTTTCAAAATTGGAGATCAAGTACTTCTTTACAATAGCAGGCTGAGGCTATTTCCAGGAAAATTAAAATCCAGGTGGACAAGTCCTTGTAATATTACAGATGTTACTCCATATGGGGCAATTGAAATTCAACAGATCAATGGAGGAGACAAATTTAAGGTAAATGGTCACAGGTTAAAGTTGTATTTTGGAGGACATTTTGAGCAACAACCATCGATAACCTTGATAGTCTAA